One window from the genome of Glycine soja cultivar W05 chromosome 12, ASM419377v2, whole genome shotgun sequence encodes:
- the LOC114378284 gene encoding anamorsin homolog: MDGAKTHGAVLACTDGAVLPVSQVFDAIRELGNEGVEQWDPLVLTSASLLSKLPVDSSSVDFLILIWLSIDCPVDQLIQEILRVLKVDGTILIRKSSQSAVGSFDKIISALENKLLLAGFTETQVLQLTGIKAKKPSWKIGSSFALKKVIKSSPKMQIDFDSDLIDEDSLLTEEDLKKPQLPPGDCEIGSTRKACKNCTCGRAEEDEKILKLGLTTEQINNPQSACGNCGLGDAFRCSTCPYKGLPAFKLGEKVALSGNFLAADI; this comes from the exons GATGGTGCAAAGACACATGGTGCTGTGTTGGCATGTACAGATGGAGCAGTTCTTCCCGTCAGTCAAGTGTTTGATGCAATTAGAGAGCTTGGGAATGAAGGAGTTGAGCAATGGGATCCTCTAGTTCTTACTTCTGCCTCACTCTTGA GCAAGTTGCCAGTGGattcttcctctgttgattttcTGATTTTAATTTGGCTGTCAATTGATTGTCCTGTGGACCAACTGATTCAAGAAATTCTTAGAGTGTTAAAAGTAGATGGTACAATTCTTATTCGCAAGTCATCTCAGTCTGCTGTGGGTTCATTTGATAAG ATAATATCTGCTCTTGAGAACAAGTTATTGTTGGCAGGGTTTACAGAAACACAAGTTTTACAATTAACTGGG ATCAAAGCTAAAAAGCCTTCATGGAAAATTGGTTCATCTTTTGCGCTAAAGAAGGTGATAAAGAGTTCACCTAAAAtgcaaattgattttgattcggATCTAATTGATGAGGATAGTCTCTTGACTGAAGAAGATTTAAAGAAACCCCAGCTGCCACCTG GTGATTGTGAAATTGGGAGCACAAGAAAAGCCTGCAAAAATTGCACCTGTGGGAGGGCTGAGGAAGACGAAAAAATATTGAAGTTAGGATTGACAACAGAACAGATTAATAATCCTCAATCAGCTTGTGGCAAT TGTGGGCTAGGGGATGCTTTCAGGTGCAGTACCTGCCCTTACAAGGGACTGCCTGCTTTCAAATTGGGCGAGAAG GTAGCACTGTCCGGTAACTTCCTTGCTGCTGACATATAA